GAGAGAGCAGAGGGCAAGAGGTTAACAGGAAGCATCGTGACGTTCAGGAACTCGCTACTGTTAATATCTGATTTTTCGCAGCAAATTCCAGTGATAGACCAAGCTCAGTCTTGTGGGTCGTGCATCAAAATGTGGTGGGCTCGGTAAAGTAGAAAGGCACCCACCCCAAAGCATGATCTATGGAATGCAAACTCTGTGCTTACCCCCGCACCCATAAACATGGCAAAGCTCCTAACGGTAGCCAACGATATTTCTGTCCGCAGTGCCAGCAAACGTTCAATGAACGCTTTGACACCTTGTACTATCATCGCCAAGTCACGCCAGAACAGATTCGACAGGTATTGCAGGCCCATAGCGAAGGCAGCAGTCTGAGAGGGATTAGCCGCACGAGTGGACTGGCCTATAACACAGTCGTGAGCATCGTTCGTGCTGCTAGTCAGCAGGCGCAATTGGTGCATAATGCTCAAGTTCAGGCAGTACAAACACAGGAAGTGAGCGCGGATGAACTGTGGTCATTTGTCGCAAAAAACAGAAACAGTGCCTTCCCGACGAGTTAGAGGTGGGGGATTGCTGGATTGGCGTGAGTCTAGCGGATTCGAGTGGACTGATCCTAGCGGCCCGAGTGGGAAAACATACGGATGAATTGATTGAGGAGTTAGTGGTTAGTAGTGAAGGCAAAACTGTCTGTAGATGTTGGAATAGTGATGGTTGGGGAGGCTACGAGAGAGTATTGCCGCCTGAGATTCTCCACCATCTTGGTAAAGATAAGACGCAACGCTTAGAGAGAACCAATGGAGTGGTGAGACAACAGACCG
This region of Trichocoleus desertorum NBK24 genomic DNA includes:
- a CDS encoding IS1 family transposase (programmed frameshift), whose translation is MECKLCAYPRTHKHGKAPNGSQRYFCPQCQQTFNERFDTLYYHRQVTPEQIRQVLQAHSEGSSLRGISRTSGLAYNTVVSIVRAASQQAQLVHNAQVQAVQTQEVSADELWSFVKKQKQCLPDELEVGDCWIGVSLADSSGLILAARVGKHTDELIEELVVSSEGKTVCRCWNSDGWGGYERVLPPEILHHLGKDKTQRLERTNGVVRQQTGRWHRRQNKFGKVWEQTKVTTRIVVSYFNWIWQHSRLKTTAAQRAGLTLQPWTWHDLITYPTII